Proteins encoded in a region of the Cupriavidus pauculus genome:
- a CDS encoding ATP synthase subunit I — protein MVVRDRQQGNVNAADPADKFRDPWDDDAEREEQVDPLSHAEAVKLLGERAMRPSRMTPGKVVLAQAVVTLLSAIAWAIFAREQGPSGWSAFFGGAVCVIPSGFFAFRLWMARARPTVGGLVAGEAIKIFATIALFVVVVVLYRDLRWVPMLVTFLLALKTYWVVALAVR, from the coding sequence GTGGTGGTTCGAGACCGTCAGCAGGGCAATGTCAATGCCGCCGATCCCGCGGACAAGTTCAGGGATCCGTGGGACGACGATGCCGAGAGGGAAGAACAGGTCGATCCGCTGTCGCATGCCGAAGCGGTGAAGCTGCTTGGCGAACGCGCGATGCGTCCGTCGCGGATGACGCCGGGCAAGGTCGTGCTGGCGCAGGCGGTGGTCACGCTGTTGTCGGCGATTGCCTGGGCGATATTCGCTCGCGAGCAGGGGCCGTCGGGCTGGTCGGCTTTCTTCGGCGGCGCCGTATGCGTGATTCCGAGCGGCTTCTTCGCATTTCGCCTGTGGATGGCGCGTGCGCGGCCAACGGTCGGCGGCCTGGTGGCCGGCGAGGCGATCAAGATCTTCGCGACCATCGCGCTATTCGTAGTGGTGGTCGTGCTGTATCGCGATCTGCGCTGGGTACCGATGCTCGTCACGTTCCTGTTGGCGCTCAAGACATACTGGGTGGTGGCGCTTGCGGTTCGTTGA
- the atpB gene encoding F0F1 ATP synthase subunit A yields the protein MSEANQAAEHALTPSGYIAEHLKNLNSVGGKQHSVVDFSILNYDTIFWSVLCGAIVLIVLYVAARRVTPGVPGRFQAFVEMVVEMVDDQAKGIIHGDRSFIAPLALMVFCWITMMNAIDLIPVDWVTGLNHFLGLFHLHLPHHRAVATADLNGTLGMSASVLVLMIYYSFKIKGVGGFAHELFSAPFGAKWYLAPFNLILNIIEFLAKAVSLGMRLFGNMYAGELVFLLIALLGSMWTFGADLSALGFVGHVIAGAVWAIFHILIVLLQAFIFMMLTLVYIGQAHDHH from the coding sequence ATGTCAGAAGCTAACCAAGCCGCCGAGCATGCGCTCACACCCTCAGGCTATATCGCCGAACACTTGAAGAACTTGAATTCGGTGGGCGGCAAGCAGCATTCCGTCGTCGATTTCAGCATCCTCAACTACGACACGATCTTCTGGTCGGTACTGTGCGGCGCCATCGTGCTGATCGTGCTGTACGTCGCGGCACGCCGCGTGACCCCGGGCGTGCCGGGCCGCTTCCAGGCCTTCGTGGAAATGGTCGTCGAGATGGTGGACGATCAGGCCAAGGGCATCATCCATGGTGACCGCTCGTTCATCGCGCCGCTGGCGCTGATGGTGTTCTGCTGGATCACCATGATGAACGCGATCGACCTGATCCCCGTGGACTGGGTCACGGGTCTGAACCACTTCCTGGGCCTGTTCCATCTGCACCTGCCCCACCACCGCGCCGTGGCCACCGCCGATCTGAACGGCACGCTGGGCATGTCCGCATCGGTGCTCGTGCTGATGATCTACTACAGCTTCAAGATCAAGGGCGTGGGCGGCTTCGCGCACGAACTGTTCTCGGCCCCGTTCGGCGCCAAGTGGTACCTGGCACCGTTCAACCTGATCCTGAACATCATCGAATTCCTGGCAAAGGCCGTTTCGCTCGGCATGCGGTTGTTCGGCAACATGTACGCCGGCGAACTCGTGTTCCTGCTGATCGCGCTGCTGGGCTCCATGTGGACGTTCGGTGCGGACCTTTCCGCGCTGGGCTTCGTCGGCCATGTGATCGCAGGCGCGGTCTGGGCGATCTTCCACATCCTGATCGTGCTGCTGCAGGCGTTCATCTTCATGATGCTGACGCTGGTGTACATCGGCCAGGCTCACGATCACCACTGA
- the atpE gene encoding F0F1 ATP synthase subunit C, whose protein sequence is MQAYLANIQGLTAIGIGIIIGLGAIGACLGIALMGGKYIEACARQPELMNPLQTKMFLLAGLIDAAFLIGVGVAMLFAFANPLLSVIQ, encoded by the coding sequence ATGCAAGCATATCTCGCCAACATCCAGGGTCTGACCGCAATCGGCATCGGCATCATCATCGGCCTCGGCGCCATCGGCGCGTGCCTCGGTATCGCTCTGATGGGTGGCAAGTACATCGAAGCGTGCGCACGTCAGCCCGAACTGATGAACCCGCTGCAAACCAAGATGTTCCTGCTGGCCGGCCTGATCGACGCTGCATTCCTGATCGGCGTGGGTGTTGCCATGCTGTTCGCGTTCGCCAACCCGCTGCTGTCGGTCATTCAGTAA
- a CDS encoding F0F1 ATP synthase subunit B, with the protein MNLNATFFAQMVVFFILWWVVAKFIWPPLVKALDERAKKIADGLAAAEKGKAELELANKRVDQAMAEARTEGAQRVADAEKRAQLTADEIKQNAQAEAARIIAQAKAEAEQQVTRAREELRDQVAVLAVKGAEQILKREVNAQVHADLLNQLKAEL; encoded by the coding sequence ATGAATCTGAACGCAACGTTTTTTGCGCAGATGGTCGTGTTCTTCATCCTGTGGTGGGTTGTTGCCAAATTCATTTGGCCGCCGCTGGTGAAGGCGCTCGACGAACGCGCAAAGAAGATCGCCGATGGCCTCGCCGCTGCCGAAAAGGGCAAGGCCGAGCTCGAACTGGCTAACAAGCGTGTGGACCAGGCTATGGCCGAAGCCCGCACCGAGGGTGCCCAACGTGTCGCTGACGCCGAAAAGCGTGCCCAGCTGACGGCCGACGAGATCAAGCAGAACGCCCAGGCGGAAGCCGCACGCATCATCGCCCAGGCCAAGGCCGAGGCGGAGCAGCAAGTGACCCGCGCACGCGAAGAGCTGCGCGACCAGGTTGCCGTGCTGGCCGTGAAGGGCGCCGAGCAGATCCTCAAGCGCGAAGTGAACGCGCAGGTGCACGCAGACCTGCTCAATCAACTGAAGGCTGAGCTCTAA
- a CDS encoding F0F1 ATP synthase subunit delta, translating into MAESATIARPYAEALFRVASQADAGNVGAWSELVSEMGQVAANPDMKALADDPNVPGQKLAEVFLSVLKSPVNDEAKRFVNLLVENNRLTVMPEIAEQFHALKNAREGSSDVEITSAFPLDDSQLKDLVAALERKFGRKLYPTVNVDSSLIGGVSVKVGDEVLDTSVRARLAAMQTTLTA; encoded by the coding sequence ATGGCTGAATCCGCAACCATTGCCCGTCCCTACGCAGAGGCGCTGTTTCGCGTCGCAAGCCAGGCGGATGCAGGCAACGTGGGTGCATGGTCCGAGCTGGTGTCGGAGATGGGGCAGGTTGCCGCCAACCCCGACATGAAGGCGCTTGCCGACGATCCGAACGTCCCCGGCCAGAAGCTGGCCGAGGTGTTTCTGTCGGTGCTGAAGTCTCCGGTCAACGACGAAGCCAAGCGCTTCGTGAACCTGCTGGTGGAGAACAACCGCCTGACGGTCATGCCGGAGATCGCCGAACAGTTCCATGCGCTCAAGAACGCCCGCGAGGGTTCGTCCGATGTCGAGATCACCAGCGCGTTTCCGCTGGACGACTCGCAACTGAAGGACCTGGTCGCCGCACTCGAACGCAAGTTCGGCCGCAAGCTGTATCCGACCGTGAACGTGGACTCGTCCCTGATCGGCGGCGTAAGCGTCAAGGTCGGCGACGAAGTGCTCGACACCTCCGTGCGCGCGCGCCTGGCTGCCATGCAGACCACGCTGACCGCCTGA
- the atpA gene encoding F0F1 ATP synthase subunit alpha has protein sequence MQLNPSEISELIKSRISGLGADAEVRNTGTVISVTDGICRVHGLSGVMQGEMLEFPGNTFGLALNLERDSVGAVVLGEYEHISEGDTVKCTGRILEVPVGKELLGRVVNTLGQPIDGKGPINAKETDVIEKVAPGVIARQSVSQPVQTGLKSIDAMVPIGRGQRELIIGDRQTGKTAVAVDAIINQKGKGVFCVYVAIGQKASTIANVVRKLEEHGAMEYTIVVAASASDSAAMQYLAAYAGCTMGEYFRDRGEDALIVYDDLTKQAWAYRQVSLLLRRPPGREAYPGDVFYLHSRLLERAARVNEDYVAKFTNGAVTGKTGSLTALPVIETQAGDVSAFVPTNVISITDGQIFLETDLFNAGIRPAINAGISVSRVGGAAQTKVVKKLSGGIRTDLAQYRELAAFAQFASDLDDATRKQLERGRRVTELLKQPQYQPLQVWQLAASLYAANNGFLDNVDVKDILPFEKGLHDHLKTKFADLVGRIEDTKDLSKDDEAALRAAIEDFRKSAAF, from the coding sequence ATGCAACTGAACCCCTCAGAAATCAGCGAGCTGATCAAGTCCCGCATCTCGGGTCTTGGCGCCGACGCTGAAGTGCGCAACACCGGCACGGTGATCTCCGTGACCGATGGTATCTGCCGCGTGCACGGCCTGTCCGGCGTGATGCAGGGCGAGATGCTGGAATTCCCGGGCAACACGTTCGGCCTCGCGCTGAACCTCGAGCGCGACTCGGTCGGCGCCGTGGTGCTGGGCGAGTACGAACACATTTCGGAAGGCGATACGGTCAAGTGCACCGGCCGCATTCTGGAAGTGCCCGTTGGCAAGGAACTGCTGGGCCGCGTGGTGAACACGCTGGGTCAGCCGATCGATGGCAAGGGCCCGATCAACGCGAAGGAAACCGACGTGATCGAAAAGGTCGCGCCGGGCGTGATCGCGCGTCAGTCGGTGAGCCAGCCGGTGCAGACCGGCCTGAAGTCGATCGACGCGATGGTGCCGATCGGCCGTGGCCAGCGCGAGCTGATCATCGGCGACCGTCAGACCGGCAAGACCGCCGTGGCTGTCGACGCGATCATCAACCAGAAGGGCAAGGGCGTCTTCTGCGTGTACGTGGCAATCGGCCAGAAGGCTTCGACGATCGCCAACGTGGTGCGCAAGCTCGAAGAGCATGGCGCCATGGAATACACGATCGTCGTGGCCGCTTCGGCTTCGGACTCGGCCGCCATGCAGTACCTGGCCGCCTACGCCGGCTGCACGATGGGCGAATACTTCCGCGACCGCGGCGAAGACGCGCTGATCGTTTATGACGATCTGACCAAGCAGGCCTGGGCCTACCGTCAGGTGTCGCTGCTGCTGCGCCGCCCGCCGGGCCGCGAAGCCTACCCTGGCGACGTGTTCTACCTGCACTCGCGTCTGCTCGAGCGTGCCGCTCGCGTGAACGAAGACTACGTGGCCAAGTTCACGAACGGCGCAGTGACCGGCAAGACCGGCTCGCTGACCGCGCTGCCCGTGATCGAAACGCAGGCCGGCGACGTGTCCGCGTTCGTGCCGACCAACGTGATCTCGATTACCGACGGTCAGATCTTCCTGGAAACCGACCTGTTCAACGCCGGTATCCGCCCCGCAATCAACGCCGGTATCTCGGTGTCGCGCGTGGGTGGTGCCGCTCAGACCAAGGTCGTCAAGAAGCTGTCGGGCGGTATCCGTACCGATCTGGCGCAGTACCGTGAGCTGGCCGCGTTCGCGCAGTTTGCTTCCGACCTCGACGATGCGACCCGCAAGCAGCTCGAGCGTGGCCGCCGCGTGACGGAACTGCTGAAGCAGCCGCAGTACCAGCCGCTGCAGGTGTGGCAGCTGGCCGCGTCGCTGTACGCCGCGAACAACGGCTTCCTGGACAACGTGGACGTGAAGGACATCCTGCCTTTCGAGAAGGGCCTGCACGACCATCTGAAGACCAAGTTCGCCGATCTCGTTGGCCGCATCGAGGATACGAAGGATCTCTCGAAGGACGACGAGGCCGCTCTGCGCGCCGCGATCGAGGATTTCAGGAAGTCCGCCGCGTTCTAA
- the atpG gene encoding F0F1 ATP synthase subunit gamma codes for MAGTKEIRTKIKSVQNTRKITKAMEMVAASKMRKAQERMRNARPYAEKVRNIAAHLASANPEFKHPFLQARDIKRAGLIVVTTDKGLCGGMNTNVLRTVTNELKTLQGRGVDVQSTAIGTKGMQFLGRIGAKVISHVVHLGDTPHLEKLIGAIKVQLDAFTNGEVDAVYLAYTRFINTMKQEPVFEQLLPLSADKLTQTEDEKRAYSWDYIYEPDAQTVIEELLVRYVEALVYQAVAENMASEQSARMVAMKAASDNAKNVIGELQLVYNKTRQAAITKELSEIVSGAAAV; via the coding sequence ATGGCCGGAACGAAAGAAATTCGAACCAAGATCAAGAGCGTGCAAAACACGCGCAAGATCACCAAGGCGATGGAAATGGTCGCCGCGTCCAAGATGCGCAAGGCGCAGGAGCGGATGCGTAACGCCCGTCCCTACGCTGAAAAAGTGCGGAACATCGCGGCGCACCTGGCCTCGGCCAACCCCGAGTTCAAGCATCCGTTCCTGCAGGCACGCGACATCAAGCGTGCCGGCCTGATCGTGGTGACGACCGACAAGGGTCTGTGCGGCGGCATGAATACGAACGTGCTGCGTACGGTGACCAACGAGCTGAAGACCCTGCAGGGCCGTGGCGTGGACGTCCAGTCCACCGCGATCGGTACCAAGGGCATGCAGTTCCTGGGCCGTATCGGCGCAAAGGTGATTTCGCACGTCGTGCATCTTGGCGACACCCCGCATCTGGAAAAGCTGATCGGCGCGATCAAGGTTCAGCTCGACGCCTTCACCAATGGTGAAGTCGACGCCGTGTACCTGGCGTACACGCGCTTCATCAACACGATGAAGCAGGAACCGGTGTTCGAGCAACTGCTGCCGCTGTCGGCAGACAAGCTGACCCAGACCGAAGACGAAAAGCGTGCCTACTCGTGGGATTACATCTACGAGCCGGACGCCCAGACCGTGATCGAGGAACTGCTCGTTCGCTACGTCGAGGCGCTCGTGTACCAGGCCGTGGCCGAGAACATGGCGTCCGAACAATCGGCGCGCATGGTGGCCATGAAGGCTGCATCCGACAACGCGAAGAACGTGATTGGCGAACTGCAACTGGTCTACAACAAGACCCGTCAGGCAGCGATCACGAAGGAGCTGTCGGAAATCGTCAGCGGTGCCGCGGCGGTTTAA
- the atpD gene encoding F0F1 ATP synthase subunit beta — MSIGNIVQCIGAVVDIEFPRDAMPKVYDALTLEESGDASFAEKGLTFEVQQQLGDGVVRTIALGSSDGLRRGMAVKGTGAPISVPVGHGTLGRIMDVLGRPIDEAGPIAADEKRAIHQKAPKFDELSPSVDLLETGIKVIDLVCPFAKGGKVGLFGGAGVGKTVNMMELINNIAKQHSGLSVFAGVGERTREGNDFYHEMKDSNVLDKVAMVFGQMNEPPGNRLRVALTGLTMAERFRDEGRDILFFVDNIYRYTLAGTEVSALLGRMPSAVGYQPTLAEEMGKLQERITSTKTGSITSIQAVYVPADDLTDPSPATTFLHLDSTVVLSRDIAALGIYPAVDPLDSTSRQLDPQIVGTEHYEVARRVQQTLQRYKELRDIIAILGMDELSPEDKLSVSRARKIQRFLSQPFHVAEVFTGSPGKYVPLKETIRGFKMLVDGECDHLPEQAFYMVGSIDEAFEKAKKLQ, encoded by the coding sequence ATGAGTATCGGAAATATTGTGCAGTGTATTGGCGCCGTGGTGGACATCGAGTTCCCGCGCGATGCCATGCCGAAGGTGTACGACGCCCTCACGCTGGAAGAGTCCGGCGATGCGTCGTTCGCTGAAAAGGGTCTGACGTTCGAAGTGCAGCAGCAGCTCGGCGACGGCGTGGTGCGTACCATCGCACTGGGTTCGTCCGACGGCCTGCGCCGCGGCATGGCCGTGAAGGGCACGGGCGCTCCCATCTCCGTGCCGGTTGGCCACGGTACGCTGGGCCGCATCATGGACGTGCTGGGTCGCCCGATCGACGAGGCAGGCCCGATCGCCGCCGACGAGAAGCGCGCGATTCACCAGAAGGCACCGAAGTTCGACGAACTGTCGCCGTCGGTTGACCTGCTGGAAACCGGCATCAAGGTGATCGACCTGGTCTGCCCGTTCGCAAAGGGCGGCAAGGTGGGTCTGTTCGGTGGTGCTGGCGTGGGCAAGACCGTCAACATGATGGAGCTCATCAACAACATCGCCAAGCAGCACAGCGGTCTGTCGGTGTTCGCCGGCGTGGGCGAGCGTACCCGTGAAGGGAACGACTTCTACCACGAAATGAAGGACTCGAACGTGCTCGACAAGGTGGCCATGGTGTTCGGCCAGATGAACGAGCCGCCGGGTAACCGTCTGCGCGTGGCGCTGACCGGCCTGACGATGGCCGAGCGCTTCCGCGACGAAGGCCGTGACATCCTGTTCTTCGTCGACAACATCTACCGCTACACGCTGGCCGGTACGGAAGTGTCGGCACTGCTGGGCCGTATGCCTTCGGCCGTGGGCTATCAGCCGACGCTGGCCGAAGAAATGGGCAAGCTGCAGGAACGCATCACGTCCACCAAGACTGGCTCGATCACGTCGATCCAGGCCGTGTACGTGCCGGCGGATGACTTGACCGACCCGTCGCCCGCAACGACCTTCCTCCACCTGGACTCGACCGTCGTGCTGTCGCGTGACATCGCCGCGCTGGGTATCTACCCCGCCGTCGATCCGCTCGACTCGACCTCGCGCCAGCTGGATCCGCAGATCGTCGGTACCGAGCACTACGAAGTGGCCCGCCGCGTTCAGCAGACGCTGCAGCGCTACAAGGAACTGCGCGACATCATCGCGATTCTGGGCATGGACGAACTGTCGCCGGAAGACAAGCTGTCGGTGTCCCGCGCGCGTAAGATCCAGCGTTTCCTGTCGCAGCCGTTCCACGTGGCCGAAGTGTTCACGGGTTCGCCGGGCAAGTACGTGCCGCTGAAGGAAACCATCCGCGGCTTCAAGATGCTGGTGGACGGCGAGTGCGATCACCTGCCCGAGCAGGCGTTCTACATGGTCGGCTCGATCGACGAAGCCTTCGAGAAGGCCAAGAAGCTCCAGTAA
- a CDS encoding F0F1 ATP synthase subunit epsilon: MATILVDVVSAEASIFSGQAKFVALPGEAGELGILPGHTPLITRIAPGPVRIEKEDGSEEFVFVAGGILEVQPKHVTVLADTAIRGGDLDEAKAQEAKRAAEELMQNQSSDLDLARAQSELAVAAAQLAAIARLRRKK; the protein is encoded by the coding sequence ATGGCAACCATTCTTGTAGACGTCGTCAGCGCGGAAGCGTCGATCTTCTCCGGTCAGGCGAAGTTCGTGGCGCTGCCCGGTGAAGCCGGCGAGCTGGGCATTCTGCCCGGCCACACGCCGCTGATCACGCGCATCGCGCCTGGTCCGGTGCGCATCGAGAAGGAAGACGGCAGCGAAGAATTCGTGTTCGTGGCCGGCGGCATTCTCGAGGTCCAGCCGAAGCACGTGACCGTGCTGGCCGACACCGCGATTCGCGGTGGCGACCTGGACGAAGCGAAGGCTCAGGAAGCCAAGCGCGCGGCGGAAGAGCTGATGCAGAACCAGAGCAGCGACCTCGACCTGGCGCGTGCACAAAGCGAGCTGGCCGTGGCAGCAGCCCAGCTGGCCGCCATCGCACGCCTGCGTCGGAAGAAGTAA
- a CDS encoding alpha/beta hydrolase, whose amino-acid sequence MAIDPQLLAYYQRTAAHFAGAPVPVTAPERRARFEEVAALSQLPDPDGMTVADLVVPLPGRDLPARLFRPAGIDTPRLIVYFHGGGWVVGSPRTHHTVAALLAADTGYAVASVDYRLAPECAFPAPCEDATGAVEWFATQREALGFATGFLAVAGDSAGGHLAAQAAATVNAAARADVVNAQLLIYPVASPVLTTESYRAFGDGVGLTRDEMHWFWTQFAGDAALARGAENDDPRLYLMASAPSRQPPASVVLVAANDVLRDDGLAYADFLVRHDAPVVTIEASGMTHGFARLQPEAPRAREWMRRAAEAFRSIADDV is encoded by the coding sequence ATGGCGATCGATCCTCAGCTTCTCGCTTACTACCAGCGCACGGCGGCCCATTTTGCGGGCGCACCCGTACCCGTTACAGCGCCCGAACGGCGCGCGCGATTCGAAGAAGTGGCCGCGCTGTCGCAACTGCCGGACCCCGACGGCATGACGGTCGCCGATCTCGTCGTGCCGCTGCCGGGCCGCGACCTGCCGGCGCGGCTGTTCCGGCCGGCCGGCATCGATACCCCACGTCTGATCGTGTACTTCCATGGCGGCGGCTGGGTCGTCGGCTCGCCGCGCACGCACCATACGGTTGCGGCGCTGCTGGCGGCGGACACGGGCTACGCGGTGGCGAGCGTTGATTACCGGCTGGCGCCCGAGTGCGCGTTCCCCGCACCCTGCGAGGACGCCACGGGGGCCGTGGAATGGTTCGCGACGCAGCGCGAAGCGCTGGGCTTCGCGACCGGATTCCTCGCGGTGGCGGGCGATAGCGCGGGCGGCCATCTTGCCGCGCAGGCCGCCGCCACCGTCAACGCGGCGGCGCGCGCCGATGTGGTCAACGCGCAGCTGCTGATCTACCCCGTCGCATCTCCGGTGCTGACGACGGAAAGCTATCGCGCCTTCGGGGATGGCGTGGGGCTGACGCGCGACGAGATGCACTGGTTCTGGACCCAGTTCGCCGGCGATGCGGCCCTTGCGCGCGGCGCGGAGAACGACGATCCGCGTCTGTACCTGATGGCCTCGGCGCCGTCCCGCCAGCCGCCCGCGAGTGTCGTGCTGGTTGCCGCCAACGATGTGCTCCGCGACGACGGGCTTGCCTATGCGGATTTCCTCGTGCGGCATGACGCGCCGGTGGTGACGATCGAGGCCAGCGGCATGACCCACGGCTTCGCGCGCCTGCAGCCGGAAGCGCCCCGTGCGCGCGAATGGATGCGCCGCGCGGCCGAGGCTTTCCGTTCGATTGCCGACGACGTCTGA
- the hemE gene encoding uroporphyrinogen decarboxylase gives MTVLQNDTFLRALRRQPTEYTPLWLMRQAGRYLPEYNATRARAGSFLGLAKNPAYATEVTLQPLDRYPLDAAILFSDILTVPDAMGLGLSFAQGEGPRFAHPVRNEADVAKLAVPDMASLQYVFDAVSEIRRALVRDGQQRVPLIGFSGSPWTLACYMVEGGGSDDFRTVKSMMYGRPDLMHRILETNAQAVSAYLNAQIEAGAQAVMIFDTWGGALADGMYQAFSLAYMRRVLEGLRREHDGQQVPAIVFTKGGGLWLEQIAAIGPDAIGLDWTVNLAEARRRTAGRVALQGNIDPTVLFAPEAAIRAQVRNVLDSYAAGGGSDGHVFNLGHGISQFTPPENVAVLADEVHAYSRTLRGQG, from the coding sequence ATGACCGTACTGCAGAACGACACCTTCCTGCGGGCGCTGCGCCGGCAACCGACCGAATACACGCCGCTCTGGCTGATGCGCCAGGCGGGCCGTTATCTGCCCGAGTACAACGCCACTCGCGCCCGCGCGGGCAGCTTTCTCGGCCTGGCGAAGAACCCCGCCTACGCGACCGAGGTCACGCTGCAACCGCTGGACCGGTATCCGCTCGATGCCGCGATCCTGTTCTCGGACATCCTGACCGTGCCCGACGCGATGGGCCTCGGGCTGTCGTTCGCGCAGGGCGAGGGGCCGCGCTTTGCCCATCCGGTACGCAATGAAGCCGACGTCGCGAAGCTGGCGGTGCCCGATATGGCATCGCTGCAATACGTGTTCGACGCGGTGTCGGAGATCCGCCGCGCGCTGGTACGCGACGGCCAGCAGCGCGTGCCGCTGATCGGCTTCTCGGGCAGCCCGTGGACACTGGCCTGCTATATGGTCGAAGGTGGCGGCTCGGACGACTTCCGTACGGTGAAGAGCATGATGTACGGCCGGCCCGACCTCATGCATCGCATTCTCGAGACCAATGCACAGGCCGTTTCGGCCTACCTGAACGCGCAGATCGAGGCGGGCGCGCAGGCCGTGATGATCTTCGATACCTGGGGCGGCGCGCTTGCCGACGGCATGTACCAGGCGTTTTCGCTCGCCTACATGCGCCGCGTGCTCGAAGGCCTGCGCCGCGAACACGACGGGCAGCAGGTGCCCGCCATCGTCTTCACGAAGGGCGGCGGACTGTGGCTGGAACAGATTGCCGCGATCGGTCCCGATGCGATCGGGCTCGACTGGACCGTGAACCTGGCCGAGGCACGCCGCCGCACGGCAGGGCGTGTGGCGCTGCAGGGCAATATCGATCCGACCGTGCTGTTTGCGCCGGAAGCGGCGATTCGGGCACAGGTGCGCAATGTGCTCGACAGCTACGCGGCCGGCGGCGGCAGCGACGGTCATGTGTTCAATCTTGGCCACGGCATCTCGCAGTTCACGCCGCCAGAGAACGTGGCGGTGCTCGCAGACGAAGTGCACGCTTACAGCCGGACGCTGCGCGGGCAAGGCTGA